In Paraglaciecola sp. T6c, the sequence TTTCAAGGGCGGCGGCCAGTGCCAGCAAGGTTTTACCGCTACCTGCAGGCCCAGTTAAGATCACCAAATCTATATGTGGGTCCAGCAAAGAGTGAAACGCCATGGCTTGGCCGATATTCTTTGGGGTAATTCCCCACGCTCTTCGGCCCATTAAGCGCTCGTAGCCCAAATCGAGTACGTCAATTTCTGTTTCTGACACGGATTCAACCAAACCTGCGAAGTGTTCAGTATCATCCAGTAAATACTCGTTCACATAGGCCTCTGGCAAGACCTCTCGGGCGAGAGTGTGAATGGTATCACGACCTTCTGAACGGCTATCTACTGCGGTAACTTCGTTCCAGAAATCCCCATTAAAACGATGAAAACCTTTAGATAAATATTTGATATCACTAACTAATTGATCCGTTCGGTAGTCTTCAACATGAGCTAAACCTGCTCCTTTAGCTTTTAAGCGCATGTTGATATCTTTTGTCACCAAGGTAACAAGCCTAGGGCTACATTGCCCCTGTAGATGCAGTGCAGTGTTAATAATACGATTGTCGTTTTCATCACTGGTGAACACGTGCTGATCCGCTGGCAATGCGTGGTCGACAAAGATCGACAAACTGCCTGTTGGCGCATTATCACCTACGCCAATTCCTTGCATGCTAACGCCTGCCATTAACTGCTCTGGTGTGGCGTCGTGAAGTAAGTCTTCCATTGCGCGAATGGACACTCGAGCATCACGGGCGACATCTTTTTTACTGTCTTTGATGTAATCGAGCTCTTCGAGGACAGTCATTGGGACGACTACGTCATGCTCTTTGAAAGATAGAAATGCGAGGGGTTCGTGTAGGAGGATATTGGTATCGAGTACGTAAATTCTTGTGTCTAACGCTTTTTTTTCTGGCATTCGTCACTCCATTTGAATAAAAGGCACTGCAAAACAAATCACCTATAAACAGCCAATCAGGTATATCACTCAGCTGCTATTGGCCATCTGTTAGTGAAACAATAAACCACTTTTGTTCCTTATTCATCTACTTTTATTATATGGCGTTTATGCCATCACTTAGTTTAAAACCCGCCCGCAGGAACATAGATTATTAGGAATGGGCTTGGGTTAACGACTTTTATGCACAATATGTTTATATCAAGGTGGATTGACCTCCATCCCTAGGCACTATTGGTATACAATGCGCGCCGAAATTATTCCGCCCGCATCAAAAGTTCAGTTATGCATACACTGTTGGGAGACACTCTATGGCGCAAAAACACTCATTCGCACTTGGTCAACGTTGGTTAAGCGATACCCAAACAGAACTCGGCTTAGGGACTGTGGTATCCGTTGATAATCGCGCTGTCAGTTTGTTATTCCCTGCCACGGGAGACAGTCGAGTGTATGCCAAGCAAAGTGCTCCACTAACCCGCATTACATTTGGTGAGGGCGACAACATTACCAGCCACGAAGGTTGGGATATGAAGATCACTAACGTTAGTGAACATAACGAAATGTTGACCTATACCGGTATTCGCCATGACACCGAAGAAGAAGTGTTGTTGAAAGAAACTTTTATTGATCATCATTTTCAGCTAAACCAGCCAGAAAAACGCTTGTTTGCAGGGCAATTTGACCACCCCAAGTGGTTTGATTTACGCGAGCAATGTTTGAATCACCAA encodes:
- a CDS encoding PhoH family protein, producing the protein MPEKKALDTRIYVLDTNILLHEPLAFLSFKEHDVVVPMTVLEELDYIKDSKKDVARDARVSIRAMEDLLHDATPEQLMAGVSMQGIGVGDNAPTGSLSIFVDHALPADQHVFTSDENDNRIINTALHLQGQCSPRLVTLVTKDINMRLKAKGAGLAHVEDYRTDQLVSDIKYLSKGFHRFNGDFWNEVTAVDSRSEGRDTIHTLAREVLPEAYVNEYLLDDTEHFAGLVESVSETEIDVLDLGYERLMGRRAWGITPKNIGQAMAFHSLLDPHIDLVILTGPAGSGKTLLALAAALEMVVEKNMYDKIIVTRSTPEIAESIGFLPGTEEEKMAPWLAAITDSLEVLHKNDENVKGSMSYIMEKANIQFKSVNFMRGRSIQNAIVILDESQNLTASQLKTIITRCGEGTKLICSGNLAQIDSNYLSAVTSGLTYIVEKFKNFSGSATINLDGVVRSRLAEFAEEQL